From Paenibacillus sp. PK3_47, the proteins below share one genomic window:
- a CDS encoding anti-sigma factor, with the protein MKCAEVMEWMHRYLDHDLSQDEIIEMFRHIDNCPSCADVFDRLTLLSQELEQLPDVKPPFSLVDSILPQLDKLDQDIQQQSMVSEEDSGKVVPITRKSNRGKTASKGTSMAARTGIGAVAAAVILFIAVFNMPDSLPQAEVEQSLYQAAETSSDDAAMNKMATESEAAYEKGAENGAGNGAENSAGNNAADPEMQNAVPEVTAYAGNLDQNTARDAGPAEPSAAPTQRAEQAPAASEAPAVRSKVPPAAHKTAAPTAPAGAADTADEGQAGDSMSRIESSDTADNDAAKQEDSPPARSADMGIMSMLPAMVEEDSWSSPDGRYAAELAGQQLVIYALPASGIQEERTAVTSLPLEGTWVSGTWSEDGRQFTYVTLQDGAEISKVYTAPETAASPSASPQASASAEPEAMPTPGAGAGNK; encoded by the coding sequence ATGAAATGCGCGGAGGTGATGGAATGGATGCACCGCTATCTGGATCATGACTTGAGTCAGGACGAAATCATTGAAATGTTCCGTCATATCGATAATTGTCCTTCCTGCGCGGATGTCTTTGACCGGCTGACGCTGCTCTCCCAGGAACTTGAGCAGCTGCCGGACGTGAAACCACCCTTTAGTCTGGTTGACTCGATTCTGCCTCAGCTTGACAAGCTGGATCAGGATATTCAGCAGCAGAGCATGGTTAGTGAAGAAGATTCGGGCAAGGTAGTGCCTATTACACGCAAAAGCAACCGCGGCAAAACCGCTTCGAAGGGCACCTCCATGGCGGCCCGGACAGGCATAGGAGCAGTGGCGGCGGCGGTTATTCTTTTTATAGCAGTCTTTAATATGCCTGACAGCCTTCCGCAGGCGGAAGTAGAACAGTCTCTGTATCAGGCTGCGGAAACAAGCAGTGATGATGCGGCGATGAACAAGATGGCTACGGAATCAGAGGCTGCATATGAGAAGGGTGCCGAGAATGGTGCCGGGAACGGTGCAGAGAATAGTGCCGGGAACAATGCGGCTGACCCTGAGATGCAGAATGCAGTACCGGAAGTGACTGCATACGCCGGGAACCTTGACCAGAATACGGCCCGTGATGCAGGCCCGGCTGAACCGTCTGCAGCACCTACCCAAAGGGCCGAGCAGGCTCCGGCCGCGAGTGAAGCTCCGGCAGTACGCAGCAAGGTGCCGCCGGCAGCACACAAGACGGCAGCTCCAACCGCTCCGGCTGGTGCGGCAGATACGGCTGATGAAGGTCAAGCCGGCGATAGTATGTCCAGGATCGAAAGCAGCGATACAGCTGACAATGATGCAGCGAAGCAGGAGGATTCCCCTCCGGCCCGCAGCGCGGATATGGGAATTATGAGCATGCTGCCTGCTATGGTGGAAGAGGATTCGTGGAGTTCTCCGGACGGTCGTTACGCCGCAGAGCTGGCCGGGCAGCAGCTGGTCATTTACGCCCTCCCCGCCAGCGGCATACAGGAGGAACGGACGGCAGTGACTTCTCTGCCCCTGGAAGGCACGTGGGTGTCAGGGACCTGGTCGGAAGACGGACGGCAGTTCACCTATGTGACACTGCAGGATGGAGCGGAAATCTCCAAGGTGTATACCGCGCCCGAGACTGCTGCTTCACCTTCGGCCTCACCGCAGGCATCGGCGTCTGCAGAGCCAGAAGCTATGCCTACGCCGGGTGCAGGGGCCGGCAATAAATAA
- a CDS encoding sigma-70 family RNA polymerase sigma factor encodes MVEQGLIRAAQAGDRDALITLLREIEGHVYKTAFYILHNEQDALDASQEALIRVYTKIGSYEEKAQFKTWVQRIVTNICIDKFRRSKPTVSIDEHEMVFQDNKHNVEREVLSGYLAEDIREAIDQLPEHHRTVIVLRYLQDFSYNEIADCLDLPLNTVKSYLFRARQQLQNRLQEYQKGGVSG; translated from the coding sequence GTGGTGGAGCAGGGACTCATCAGAGCCGCTCAAGCGGGCGATCGCGACGCTCTAATCACCCTATTGCGAGAAATTGAAGGGCATGTCTACAAAACGGCCTTCTACATTTTGCATAATGAACAGGACGCTCTGGATGCATCACAGGAAGCGCTCATCAGAGTGTATACCAAAATTGGTTCCTATGAAGAGAAGGCCCAGTTCAAAACATGGGTTCAGCGGATCGTGACCAATATTTGCATTGACAAATTCAGGCGTTCAAAGCCGACCGTTTCGATTGATGAACACGAAATGGTATTCCAGGACAATAAACATAATGTGGAGCGCGAGGTCTTGTCCGGCTATCTGGCGGAGGATATCCGCGAGGCGATTGACCAGCTCCCGGAGCATCACCGTACGGTGATTGTACTGCGTTATTTGCAGGATTTTTCCTACAACGAGATTGCAGACTGTCTGGACCTGCCGCTTAACACGGTGAAATCCTACCTGTTCAGGGCAAGGCAGCAGCTGCAGAATAGACTACAGGAGTATCAGAAAGGTGGTGTATCAGGATGA
- the rpsT gene encoding 30S ribosomal protein S20 has translation MPNIKSAVKRVKTTEKRRALNASQKSALRTAVKTADVALTGTEVETAQAAFQAASKKLDKAVTKGLVHKNAAARKKSRLAKKLNALKAQA, from the coding sequence ATGCCAAATATCAAATCCGCCGTTAAACGCGTCAAGACGACCGAAAAACGCCGCGCACTGAACGCTTCCCAGAAATCCGCGCTTCGTACAGCTGTGAAAACTGCTGATGTAGCACTGACAGGAACGGAAGTTGAAACTGCTCAAGCTGCTTTCCAAGCTGCTTCCAAAAAGCTGGACAAGGCCGTAACTAAAGGTCTGGTTCATAAAAATGCGGCTGCCCGCAAAAAATCCCGCTTGGCGAAGAAATTGAACGCTCTGAAGGCTCAAGCTTAA
- the gpr gene encoding GPR endopeptidase has protein sequence MELDLQLYSVRTDLAVEAKEMAQGPQKTPIPGVNEEVEEADGIKVTRLGVATAAGSQAIGRALGNYVTLEVPALRGGDTGLQQKVSIVFAREFEQFLARIGINKNSSVLIVGLGNWNVTPDSLGPLVVENALVTRQFFELVPDQVSPGYRKVSAIAPGVLGLTGIESSEVVQGIVDRTKPDVIIAIDALASRSLERINTTIQIADIGIHPGSGIGNKRRGLTKEILGVPCIAIGVPTVCYASTIVNNVLEMMKNHFGQMGEGAAHTKEIMGLLDDISEQERLALVKEVLEPLGHDLIVTPKEIDEFIEEIANIVASGLNAALHDAVDPGNVGAYTH, from the coding sequence ATGGAACTGGATCTTCAGCTGTATTCAGTACGGACGGACTTGGCTGTGGAAGCAAAAGAGATGGCCCAGGGACCGCAGAAAACACCGATTCCAGGTGTGAATGAGGAAGTGGAGGAAGCGGATGGAATCAAAGTTACCCGGCTTGGAGTAGCTACTGCCGCCGGCTCCCAGGCCATCGGGCGTGCTCTCGGAAATTATGTAACACTTGAAGTTCCGGCGCTGCGCGGCGGGGATACGGGCCTGCAGCAGAAAGTATCGATTGTCTTTGCCCGCGAATTTGAGCAGTTTCTGGCCAGAATCGGCATTAACAAGAACTCCTCTGTACTGATTGTGGGCCTCGGCAACTGGAATGTGACGCCTGACTCCCTCGGTCCGCTGGTGGTCGAGAATGCGCTGGTTACCCGGCAGTTTTTTGAACTCGTTCCGGATCAGGTATCTCCGGGTTACCGCAAGGTGAGTGCGATTGCTCCGGGTGTGCTGGGCCTGACCGGTATAGAATCCAGTGAGGTTGTACAGGGGATCGTCGACCGCACGAAGCCGGATGTCATCATAGCGATTGATGCATTGGCGTCCCGTTCACTGGAGCGGATCAATACGACAATTCAAATTGCCGATATCGGCATTCATCCCGGTTCGGGAATCGGCAATAAACGCCGCGGCCTGACGAAGGAGATTCTGGGGGTTCCCTGCATAGCGATCGGTGTCCCTACCGTTTGTTACGCTTCAACTATTGTAAACAATGTGCTGGAAATGATGAAGAACCATTTCGGCCAGATGGGGGAAGGCGCGGCGCACACCAAAGAAATCATGGGGCTGCTGGATGATATTTCCGAGCAGGAGCGGCTGGCGCTGGTTAAAGAGGTGCTGGAGCCGCTGGGGCATGACCTCATCGTGACTCCCAAGGAGATCGATGAATTTATTGAGGAGATTGCCAATATCGTCGCCAGCGGGCTGAATGCCGCGCTGCATGATGCGGTGGACCCCGGCAATGTCGGAGCTTATACGCATTGA
- a CDS encoding stage II sporulation protein P — MNKKWFQLWNIGRLRSKVLDILSLGRTLLLLAGGSLVFFMLLGAGGLAGQKLNASPVPSMKGLAASLSSGFFMELLGMEVPHLPKGDEPSAFSAPKVTSFVFRMLTSVDPGNPKSLLSREVPGLAADDPFLLREGSGGTAGAPADYHPGTDELAADDLQSDPGTAGGSEGPGTPADSGSDKPDAAATPPPQPTAAPDSGANAGGGDGGSGRENAGENTGDTSIKRILIYHSHPREAYNPLLGVQSDNPSSAVPSKNVMLVGSYLTERLEKLGIGTIHSKDDYVTEVPDYNWNFSYKYSRITIKAALAANEEMTDLIDIHRDSQRHGKTTAVIDGKSYAQVYFILGHANKNWKKNEAFSNSIHQLLEKRYPGLSRGIWGKASGNGNNGEYNQSLSPNSVLIEVGGIDNSAEELKRTADVLAEAIAEVYWNNHDAEKAAAPDYTADDKAVQSSAGVS; from the coding sequence ATGAACAAAAAATGGTTTCAGCTATGGAATATCGGCCGGCTGCGGAGTAAGGTGCTTGATATTCTGTCACTGGGAAGAACACTGCTGCTGCTGGCCGGAGGTTCGCTTGTGTTTTTTATGCTGCTTGGGGCAGGCGGATTAGCCGGCCAGAAGCTCAACGCCTCACCCGTTCCATCCATGAAAGGTTTGGCTGCATCGCTGTCGAGCGGGTTCTTTATGGAGCTGCTCGGCATGGAGGTGCCGCATTTGCCGAAAGGGGATGAGCCATCCGCTTTCTCGGCTCCCAAGGTCACTTCCTTTGTGTTCCGGATGCTGACAAGCGTCGATCCCGGCAATCCGAAAAGTCTGCTCTCGCGGGAAGTACCGGGTCTTGCGGCGGATGATCCTTTTCTGCTGCGGGAAGGCTCAGGGGGGACGGCGGGTGCTCCGGCAGACTACCATCCGGGAACGGATGAATTAGCGGCAGACGATCTGCAGAGTGATCCGGGAACAGCCGGAGGTTCAGAAGGTCCCGGTACACCGGCGGATAGCGGATCGGACAAGCCGGACGCGGCGGCCACACCGCCGCCCCAACCGACAGCGGCGCCTGACTCCGGCGCAAACGCCGGTGGAGGTGACGGAGGCAGCGGCCGGGAAAATGCCGGGGAGAATACCGGAGATACTTCCATTAAACGTATTCTGATCTACCATTCGCACCCCCGGGAGGCTTATAATCCGCTGCTCGGAGTACAGAGTGATAACCCCAGTTCGGCTGTTCCTTCCAAAAATGTAATGCTGGTAGGCTCCTATCTGACAGAGAGACTGGAGAAGCTCGGCATCGGCACCATTCACTCCAAGGATGATTATGTAACAGAGGTGCCGGACTACAACTGGAACTTTTCCTATAAATATTCGCGGATCACCATCAAGGCTGCGCTGGCTGCCAACGAGGAAATGACGGACCTGATCGATATTCACCGTGATTCTCAGCGGCACGGCAAAACCACCGCAGTTATTGACGGAAAAAGCTACGCACAGGTCTATTTTATCCTTGGGCATGCCAATAAAAACTGGAAGAAAAACGAAGCCTTCTCCAATTCAATCCACCAGCTGCTGGAGAAACGTTATCCCGGCCTGTCCCGGGGGATCTGGGGCAAAGCTTCGGGCAACGGTAACAACGGGGAGTATAACCAGAGCCTGTCTCCTAACAGCGTGCTGATCGAAGTAGGCGGGATCGATAACAGTGCCGAGGAGCTGAAACGGACGGCAGATGTCCTGGCGGAAGCGATCGCCGAAGTGTACTGGAATAATCATGACGCTGAAAAAGCGGCTGCGCCTGACTATACAGCAGATGACAAAGCTGTACAATCCTCTGCCGGGGTCTCCTAA
- a CDS encoding bifunctional 2-keto-4-hydroxyglutarate aldolase/2-keto-3-deoxy-6-phosphogluconate aldolase — MKKIKVLQNITSVGVVAVIRADNADDAYRMSVACIEGGLTNIEVTFTTPDADVAIKRLVADYGSKAVIGAGTVLDPLTARIAILAGSEFVVSPSFEEETAKMCNLYGISYMPGCMTLNEMKEALKLGVDVLKLFPGSAFGPDYVKAVKGPMPHVNIMPTGGVDLENMGQWIKNGCIAVGIGGNLTAPAKEGRYDQITELAAKYVAKFQEIKGA, encoded by the coding sequence ATGAAAAAAATTAAAGTGCTGCAAAATATCACATCCGTTGGCGTAGTGGCGGTAATCCGTGCTGATAATGCGGACGATGCATACCGTATGTCTGTTGCCTGTATCGAGGGCGGACTGACCAATATCGAAGTAACGTTTACTACACCTGATGCGGATGTGGCCATCAAACGCCTTGTTGCAGACTATGGAAGCAAAGCGGTAATCGGTGCAGGCACGGTGCTTGATCCGCTTACAGCCAGAATTGCTATTCTGGCCGGCTCTGAATTTGTGGTCAGCCCTTCCTTTGAAGAAGAGACCGCCAAAATGTGCAATCTGTACGGCATCTCCTACATGCCCGGCTGCATGACGCTGAATGAAATGAAGGAAGCGCTGAAGCTGGGGGTAGACGTGCTGAAGCTCTTCCCGGGCAGCGCCTTCGGACCAGACTATGTCAAAGCTGTTAAGGGGCCGATGCCGCATGTTAACATTATGCCTACCGGCGGTGTGGATCTGGAGAACATGGGACAATGGATCAAGAACGGATGCATCGCTGTTGGGATCGGCGGCAACCTGACTGCACCGGCCAAGGAAGGCCGCTATGACCAGATTACCGAGCTGGCCGCGAAGTATGTGGCGAAGTTCCAGGAGATCAAAGGCGCATAA
- the lepA gene encoding translation elongation factor 4, protein MTDVQKRQQQIRNFSIIAHIDHGKSTLADRILEYTGALSSREMQEQVLDQMDLERERGITIKLQAVRLTYRADDGQEYLLNLIDTPGHVDFTYEVSRSLAACEGALLVVDAAQGIEAQTLANVYLALDNNLEILPVVNKIDLPSADPERVKQEIEDVIGLDASEAVLASAKAGIGIKEILEQVVKQVPAPSGDADQPLKALIFDSHYDPYKGVIVYVRVIDGKIRAGSKIKMMATDKVFEVIEVGAFMPRMSIVEELNIGDVGFIVAGIKHVGDTRVGDTVTDAKNPTPEPLPGYRKINPMVYCGLYPIETSDYNDLREALEKLQLNDASLSFEPESSSALGFGFRCGFLGLLHMEIIQERIEREFNLPLITTAPSVIYRIALTNGEVIQIDNPSNYPEIGTIDYVEEPYVKAAVIVPNDFVGTVMELCQNKRGEFVNMEYLDSNRVTITYQIPLSEIVYDFFDQLKSGTKGYASFDYEISGYRQSNLVKMDILLNGEQVDALSFIVHRDRAYNRGRIICEKLRGIIPRQMFEVPIQASVGTKVVARETVKAMRKNVLAKCYGGDISRKRKLLEKQKEGKKRMKQVGSVEVPQEAFMAVLKIDE, encoded by the coding sequence ATGACTGACGTTCAGAAAAGACAACAACAAATCCGCAATTTCTCGATTATTGCACATATAGACCACGGTAAATCGACACTGGCTGACCGCATTCTGGAGTACACTGGAGCACTCAGCTCGCGCGAAATGCAGGAGCAGGTGCTTGACCAGATGGACCTGGAGCGCGAACGCGGGATTACCATTAAGCTGCAGGCCGTGCGTCTTACCTACCGGGCCGATGACGGCCAGGAGTATTTGCTGAACCTGATTGATACACCGGGGCACGTCGACTTCACTTACGAGGTCTCACGGAGTCTTGCTGCCTGCGAAGGCGCACTGCTGGTAGTGGATGCCGCTCAAGGCATCGAAGCCCAGACCCTGGCCAATGTGTATCTGGCGCTGGACAACAACCTGGAAATTTTGCCTGTCGTTAACAAGATTGATCTGCCGAGCGCAGACCCGGAACGGGTGAAGCAGGAAATTGAGGACGTAATCGGACTCGATGCCAGTGAAGCCGTGCTTGCTTCCGCCAAAGCCGGTATCGGGATTAAAGAAATTCTGGAACAGGTAGTCAAGCAGGTTCCGGCACCGTCCGGTGACGCTGATCAGCCGCTGAAGGCGCTGATTTTTGACTCCCACTATGATCCGTACAAGGGCGTTATTGTCTATGTCCGCGTCATTGACGGCAAAATCCGTGCCGGTTCGAAGATCAAAATGATGGCGACCGATAAAGTATTCGAGGTTATCGAGGTCGGCGCATTTATGCCGCGCATGAGCATTGTGGAAGAGCTTAATATCGGCGACGTAGGCTTTATCGTAGCCGGAATCAAGCATGTCGGCGACACCCGTGTCGGGGATACGGTAACGGATGCGAAGAATCCGACACCGGAGCCGCTGCCTGGTTACCGCAAGATTAACCCGATGGTATACTGCGGTCTCTATCCGATCGAGACTTCAGACTATAACGACCTGCGTGAAGCGCTGGAGAAGCTTCAGCTTAATGATGCTTCGCTCAGCTTTGAGCCGGAGAGCTCCAGTGCACTGGGGTTCGGTTTCCGCTGCGGCTTCCTTGGACTGCTGCACATGGAGATTATCCAGGAGCGCATTGAGCGCGAGTTCAACCTTCCGCTGATTACGACGGCGCCGAGTGTTATCTACCGGATTGCACTGACAAACGGCGAGGTTATACAGATTGATAACCCTTCGAACTATCCGGAGATCGGTACCATTGATTATGTCGAAGAGCCTTATGTCAAAGCTGCGGTTATCGTTCCGAATGATTTCGTCGGAACTGTAATGGAGCTTTGCCAGAACAAACGCGGTGAGTTTGTGAACATGGAGTACCTGGATTCCAACCGGGTAACAATCACTTACCAGATCCCGCTTTCGGAAATCGTTTATGATTTCTTTGATCAGCTGAAGTCCGGAACAAAGGGCTATGCCTCCTTCGATTACGAGATTTCCGGCTACCGCCAGTCGAATCTGGTGAAGATGGATATTCTCCTTAACGGAGAGCAGGTGGATGCCCTGTCGTTCATCGTCCACCGCGACCGCGCGTACAACCGCGGACGCATTATCTGCGAGAAGCTGCGCGGCATCATTCCGCGGCAGATGTTCGAGGTGCCGATTCAAGCGTCTGTCGGAACCAAGGTTGTGGCCCGGGAGACCGTTAAGGCGATGCGCAAGAACGTTCTTGCCAAATGCTACGGCGGTGACATCTCGCGTAAGCGGAAGCTGCTCGAGAAGCAGAAGGAAGGTAAGAAACGCATGAAGCAGGTCGGCAGTGTTGAGGTGCCTCAGGAAGCATTCATGGCGGTGCTTAAGATCGACGAATAA
- the holA gene encoding DNA polymerase III subunit delta — MDAKTAAKDIKQGKISPLYVLYGSEKFRMNEFAAFLEDHLIAKEDRDFAVIPFDLSETPVQAVVEEAETVPFMVERKLLLVRDASLFTAGKESAKIEHRVELLSEYMQHPAEFSVIVFMVNNDKLDERKKIVKAAKAAGTVLAFNPLGAEELLRWVEKGFRDRGCSTAPGTPEALVANAGTGLQGLSAEMDKLSLFAGQGGTVTPADVESLVHRGTEQNVFTLVEDIANLRLDKALNTLYELLKQREEPIKIAALIARQFRIILQVKDLSALSYSQGQIASQLGLHPYAVKLAGEQARKFDSQRLRQIMSILADLDVQMKTGAIDKVLGLELFMLRLGA, encoded by the coding sequence ATGGATGCCAAAACGGCGGCCAAAGACATCAAGCAGGGGAAAATATCACCGCTCTATGTTCTTTACGGCAGTGAGAAGTTCCGGATGAATGAATTTGCAGCCTTTCTGGAGGATCATCTGATCGCCAAAGAGGATCGGGATTTTGCAGTAATCCCCTTTGATCTTTCCGAGACGCCGGTGCAGGCAGTGGTGGAAGAAGCGGAGACAGTGCCGTTTATGGTAGAGCGCAAGCTGCTGCTGGTACGTGATGCTTCCCTGTTCACAGCGGGCAAGGAAAGTGCGAAGATTGAGCACCGCGTAGAGCTGCTCAGCGAGTATATGCAGCATCCGGCTGAATTCAGTGTTATCGTGTTTATGGTCAACAATGACAAGCTGGATGAACGCAAAAAAATCGTCAAGGCAGCCAAGGCTGCCGGGACGGTGCTGGCCTTTAACCCGCTGGGTGCAGAAGAACTGCTGCGCTGGGTGGAGAAGGGATTCCGGGACCGGGGCTGCAGCACGGCGCCTGGGACTCCGGAGGCATTGGTGGCCAATGCCGGCACTGGTCTGCAGGGCTTGTCTGCAGAGATGGACAAGCTGAGCCTGTTCGCCGGCCAGGGCGGTACGGTTACGCCGGCAGATGTGGAGAGCCTGGTGCACAGGGGCACGGAACAGAATGTGTTCACACTTGTAGAGGATATAGCCAACCTGCGGCTGGACAAGGCCCTTAATACGCTGTATGAGCTGCTGAAGCAGCGTGAGGAGCCGATTAAGATTGCCGCGCTGATTGCCAGGCAGTTCCGGATTATTCTGCAGGTCAAGGATTTGTCGGCGCTCAGTTATTCCCAGGGCCAGATCGCCTCGCAGCTCGGGCTGCATCCGTATGCCGTCAAGCTGGCAGGCGAGCAGGCCCGTAAATTCGACAGTCAAAGACTGCGCCAGATTATGAGCATCCTGGCCGATTTGGATGTCCAGATGAAGACGGGGGCTATAGACAAGGTTCTGGGGCTGGAGCTGTTCATGCTCCGGCTGGGTGCCTGA